CGGATGGGGCTGCGGCGGCTCCTGGCTGTCCGGTTCTGAAAGCGGCGGCCATACCAGCATCGTCGTAGGGTACCAAGATTCCAACACATAAGGAACCTaggacgaagaagaatgTTAAGCGATAGAAGACGGCCTTGAAAGCCCGAGGTAGGACCTGCCTTGGGCTTGCTGTTTCTCCGGCAGTCATAGCGACATAATCAGGGCCAGCGATTGTGAATGACGCTAGCACCAGACAATGAAGAAAACCAAACCATTTACCTAATGCACCCTCATAGTAGAGTTCGGCAAAGGCCCCTGGTGTCTTCCAATACCGAAAGCCGAATACGTCGCGTTTGGGATTTCCACCTACCATTACAATAAATGTGAATAGGATAAGTCCCAGAGCAAGTAGGACCTTTCCTAGAGCAGCCCAAAACTCAACTTCACCAAAGTAGTGTACCGCTAGAAGGTTTATCGCAACGTACAGCACGATAATAACAATAATCATGACAACAGTCGGAATGGCATCTGTCCAGAACCGCATGATAATATTACATGCTGTCACTTCAAAAGGTACCAGCATGGCTTCGAGGATAAAGAAGTTCCAACCAGTGGCGAAACCAAGTGCGTCGTCAACATACCGGCCAGCGAAGCGAATAAATGGAGACGATATAGGTGTATAGGAAACCATCTCAGCTATACACATGGTGACTGCGAGGACAAAGGAACACCAGAATGTgaaagctataaaaaggcTGCCGGGGCCACCTTTAAGCAGACCTTGGCCTATTTGCACCTAACATGTTGCAGCTGGGTCAGTAACACAGCCTGGAAGTTAAAGATGACGCAAAGCAAACAGAAATCATCACACGACCGACAAGGTATCAAAACTGCGCTAGGAGATGCATACGAAGAGAACGGTGCCGATAGTGCCTCCAATACCCATAAGTTGAACATGGCGACCTTTCAAGCGTCGGTGCGTATTATCTTCACGGTAAGCCTGAGATAAGCGTAATTGCTGGGCATATTCAATCTGCACACTCGATGTTGTCGTACTATCCAACGTCTTCTCTGGATCCTTAGAGGAAGGGCTCGCGTGGGATGAATCAACCGGCAAGGCCATTGTGATAGGAGAACGTAACTTCACCCTGACAGAGAAGAATATTGGGATGAGGAACTCGTCGTCAGATTGCACGGGCACGGAAACGAGGTGGTTAGTGGCATCTACTCAAGGTAAGAACTTTCCCTGGCTGAAAGTAGCAACGTCGTGCCTTTTCTATTAAATGGCCATGACGAGTCATTCCATTAGCCAATCAGCAACCAATACAGAGACCCCGCGATCTGCTAACAGAGAACGGAGCCTCTGATGAAACCAGACTCTACCGGTCGTCACCCCTGTCTATCTATGTCCTCGACAGAATAAGCCATCTCTGATTCGGTGAAATTGCTGGTTCGAGTGTTTGGTGCTGTAGCGCGTAAAACTTTTCCTTAAATAGTTAAGATCGGCGCGACCTAACCTGGCGCAAAGCAGCTAATCCGAGAACCTTTGTAAAGCAAAGGATGCATTTAGTTAATGTAACTGGTAAGCTGAGCAGACCCCAGCAAGGTTGCCCATGTGGGATAAACCAGGGATTGTCTTGTGTAGTGCATTGTTCTTGAATCGCCCTGAGTCATTTTTGTCGCAGCTAGATTATAGGGCGTAGTTCTGTCATGCTCTTGGGACCCCTTGTCGAGGTCAAAAGCACAGCTACATTTTTAAAACTCGAGAAGGGCACGGGCGCACAGTGAGCCGTTATTCCATATCTGGTgcatcttgctgctgagcTCATAGGGGGAACTACAAATCACTATGCGATTTTGGCTTGCGAGCTTGACTTTAGGCATTTTAGGAATTCTGTTTTTCCAAAAACTTGACATTGAGCGAGCAAAGAATGTAGTGTAATTCCAAGTAGAGTAAAGGAGTGTGCTTTACCGTCATAAAGCGGTGGATTCATGCGTAAGAGGCGGCCCTGCTATGTTGAGGCACAAAGTAAACCAGCCCTTTGTCCAATCCTTGGGATTAAGCCAAAACCTCACCCACAGCTACTGCGCTGGTCTGCACATGGAATGGAGAAGGCCCTTctgtattttctttttcgaaCTGGGCGGAACACAGCTCAAGGACGCGCTGATGAAAGTCTGCAAAAACGTGTCAAGGCGCTATCCAAAAAACTATAGGAAATGGTAATAATCTGGACATTAACTCACAGGCAACACCATTCTCCTTTTGGGGATTGAGGAGGCCTTCCGAGTAGATGCCGACATTATAATTTGTCTGCGCCTTCTCGCAGAGCTCAATATCCTCAAGAGCAACGTTACGAGCAAAGCGGTAATAATTCTCAAATTCCTCGCTGTCGAGAGGCGCCTGGTGATAGTAATCGAATTCCATACGTGACTTTCCAGGTTCTTCTGTGGGGTTGATGCGCCAGCAAGTCAAGCCACCTGCGTACATGCTCAGCGTACAGTTTGGGAAGAAGTAGAAGAAGAGTCCCGCCTCCTTCAGTCCCTTCGCTTGGCTGCTGGACCCAGCCATGTGCTGGGAATAGTTGTGCTTATTCACCACTTGATAAACGGAGGGGTTGTAGATCTTTGCAAACTCGGGATGTGCGTATGCGCAGTGAAGACACTCCTGATACGCATCGACTGCAGCCTTCCAGTTGTTGTTACTTGTGTATCTGAGGGGGCGCCTCAGAGGAAACTGGGTGAAGTCTGCGTGTGCAGTCAACGCCTCAAAACCCGGGAAAAAGTCCTCAAAGGCACATGTCTCGTCAGAAAGCGTCAAGAAAAGGAGACCTGTGGGGGTCAGGTGGCTTCGCATTTCCGAACCCTGGATAGACGTTAGGATCACATGGAAGAGCAAAGCGAAGTCGAGGGTCGACGATGAGATTTGCTTTGGGGATTCAGATTTTGATTTAGCTCACATCACTGTCCTTGAAAACTTTGATGGACCTCCAGTCACTTTCCTCTCGGCGAACCGTAAAGTCAACCTGGGCGAGCTCGTGCTTGTAATCCACTTGCTTTTCAGGAAATTTTGTGACAGCACCAAGTAATACCCATGACTGCAATGTTATCAGAAAGACTCTCGGAAAAGGTAAAGGAACATACTCTGAAGAAGACTGCCCGTTTCTCCAGGCTGCCGATGCCACTGCTGGTATACCAGGACGCAGGAAGAGTTGTAGCACAGTCGCTCATTTTTGAGACTCGGTTTCTGCCTGGTGTAGAGTGAAGGGCTTACTAGTTTGCAAATTGCTGAGAAACACTCAGAGGTTACGAGTCGCGAGATATAAACGTAAAGTATTCATCTTGGTCCCATGTCTATCGCCTTCAGTCGACGCAATTTGAAGAGTTGTGGTCACGAACCCAAAGATGTtacggtggtgatggcggaATGTGGGGCGACCTTTTTTTGTCGATCCCGATCAGGAAACATTTTACGCAGAAAGGGGTAGTACATGATCCCAGCATGTAAGAGGGTGGGGAAAGATCTGTCAACTGGTTCAGGTGATGCATTCTCTTCGTAAAGATAAGCCGTAGTCGGACATAAACGTGCTTTTATAAGCTATGCAGCCTACATGGCTTGCATGTGCAGTCTGGTAGTATAGTCGTAATCGTTGAATTGGTGTCGCTTAGTGTCTCACAGTTCACGAAATGACCATCCTCGTCGATTCTAGGCATTCATGGTGGCCATGTGTGGATAACCGGCATTGAATGGGTTTTCCAACATGGGAAATACTTTACGAATCCCTGGCTACAGTCTTAGTTTCTATTATCCGCTACAAGACCCTGCCACGTGCTGAGCTTCTTATTTGGTTCATGGCCAGCCTCTGTGCTGCAGATTTGCTCTCATTCCTCCATCTAGGTGCATCTATTATTTTCGGACTAGGTCAATCCTTTTGACTATTTTTGGTGACCATTAGAAAGACCACAAATTCAATGTTTCTAGAAAGCATTCCCTTTTTTGCTCTGTCAGGCACCTTTTATGCCTTGGTGGTATCTTTATTCTTTAATGTCTGGCTGCTGATCCGAAAGCCACCCACGACAGAGCAGCCGTCGAGAGAAAGGCCGAACAGTGCACTGAACCTACCCAAAGGATGGTGGTCAGATCCAGATCGTTTCCAAGCCGAGAGACGGGCAATTTTCAGTCAGGTATTTGTCTCAGTGTCGACATGTCTTCCAATTTTGGCCTGACTTGTCACAGTCTTGGATGTGTGTGAGCCATCGTGGCCGTTTCCGGAAGGTCGGTGACTACATCGTTTATGAAGTTGCTGGGTTCCGCTTCTTCATGATTTTAGGCAAAGACATGATTGTTCGTTCTTTTCACAACGTATGTAGACACCGTGCTTTTCCAGTTGCTAGAAAGCAATCTGGTTCTGCACTGGTGCTTGGATGCAGATATCACGGCTGGAGCTATAACA
The Metarhizium brunneum chromosome 7, complete sequence genome window above contains:
- the AGP2_4 gene encoding General amino acid permease AGP2; the protein is MSDCATTLPASWYTSSGIGSLEKRAVFFRSWVLLGAVTKFPEKQVDYKHELAQVDFTVRREESDWRSIKVFKDSDGSEMRSHLTPTGLLFLTLSDETCAFEDFFPGFEALTAHADFTQFPLRRPLRYTSNNNWKAAVDAYQECLHCAYAHPEFAKIYNPSVYQVVNKHNYSQHMAGSSSQAKGLKEAGLFFYFFPNCTLSMYAGGLTCWRINPTEEPGKSRMEFDYYHQAPLDSEEFENYYRFARNVALEDIELCEKAQTNYNVGIYSEGLLNPQKENGVAYATNHLVSVPVQSDDEFLIPIFFSVRVKLRSPITMALPVDSSHASPSSKDPEKTLDSTTTSSVQIEYAQQLRLSQAYREDNTHRRLKGRHVQLMGIGGTIGTVLFVQIGQGLLKGGPGSLFIAFTFWCSFVLAVTMCIAEMVSYTPISSPFIRFAGRYVDDALGFATGWNFFILEAMLVPFEVTACNIIMRFWTDAIPTVVMIIVIIVLYVAINLLAVHYFGEVEFWAALGKVLLALGLILFTFIVMVGGNPKRDVFGFRYWKTPGAFAELYYEGALGKWFGFLHCLVLASFTIAGPDYVAMTAGETASPRQVLPRAFKAVFYRLTFFFVLGSLCVGILVPYDDAGMAAAFRTGQPGAAAAPSVAAMKRLDIPVLPHIVNGVVLLSVFSAGNSYLFCASRSLYGLALDRKAPAFLTRCTSKGVPIYCVASVLVISLLSFLQLSQSSVVVLNWLVALVTASQLINFACACITYLCFYRALKAQAFDRNRLPYQGLFMPYTAWYGLIGTAVMALVGGYAVFLPLEGHWNVPDFLFS